Proteins encoded in a region of the Streptomyces sp. NBC_01298 genome:
- a CDS encoding bestrophin-like domain, producing MSEWLVLAIAMALVCALVLAFTAIRHRRVADDEDTSETPDVLEYMVMMVGVVYAIVLGLAIAGVWEARGAAEDSVRREAQSLYEVTQRADVYPVAVRDRIRGEVNAYVSHTVSVDWPRLTAGAPVSPEGGELLGKLRTDVTHQSPGNELQAQAYQPLLDHIAAADDARHERTQSDESTLPGVVWLGLVAGGLVTVGLIFTLQIRRSGRELLLAGLFSALIVFLLFMVWSFDAPFGRDGIDSAAPFQDLFPSLPLAAGR from the coding sequence GTGTCCGAATGGCTGGTCCTGGCCATCGCCATGGCGCTCGTCTGCGCCCTCGTCCTCGCCTTCACCGCGATCCGGCACCGCCGGGTCGCGGACGACGAGGACACCAGCGAAACCCCCGACGTCCTCGAATACATGGTGATGATGGTCGGCGTGGTCTACGCGATCGTCCTCGGCCTGGCCATCGCGGGCGTCTGGGAGGCGCGCGGCGCCGCCGAGGACAGCGTGCGCCGCGAGGCCCAGTCCCTGTACGAGGTCACCCAGCGGGCCGACGTCTACCCGGTCGCCGTGCGCGACCGGATCCGCGGCGAGGTCAACGCGTACGTGTCCCACACCGTCAGCGTGGACTGGCCGCGGCTGACCGCCGGGGCCCCGGTGTCACCGGAGGGCGGCGAACTGCTCGGCAAGCTGCGCACCGACGTCACCCACCAGAGCCCGGGCAACGAGCTCCAGGCCCAGGCCTACCAGCCGCTGCTGGACCACATCGCGGCCGCCGACGACGCCCGCCACGAGCGGACGCAGAGCGACGAGTCCACGCTGCCGGGGGTGGTCTGGCTGGGGCTGGTCGCGGGCGGACTGGTCACCGTCGGGCTGATCTTCACCCTGCAGATCCGGCGTTCGGGCCGGGAACTGCTGCTCGCGGGGCTGTTCAGCGCGCTGATCGTGTTCCTGCTGTTCATGGTGTGGAGCTTCGACGCGCCCTTCGGCCGGGACGGCATCGACTCGGCGGCGCCGTTCCAGGACCTGTTCCCGTCGCTGCCCCTGGCCGCCGGGCGATGA
- a CDS encoding M20/M25/M40 family metallo-hydrolase, with translation MDADGSQTLEAQVDALMDGLRADLERLASIPSVAFPGYPPEPVLEAHDLIVSLLREAGVPTIERIDLPDTAPVVYGEIPPPHPDAPTVLLYGHYDVQPAGNPTLWLSPPFEPTPVAGVPGALRARGIADDKSNVIAHLGMLRVYGGRPPVGIKLVIEGQEEYGSPFDDYPPTDPDRFACDAMVIADLGNLRPGTPTLTTGLRGACEVVVEVRTLAEARHSGEFGGAAPDALLVLLRALASLHDEHGDVAVPGLRRDPWEGTAYTEKEFRKLASVRDGLPLIGTGSLGDRLWSGPAITVIGLDAPDVAGAASAVVPYARAKLNLRFHPLQDAKEARAALVKHLRAQRPFGIPLTVTPGDTGPGFEARTGGPAYRAALTALKEAWGTQASYVATGGSIPLVNGLARAAPDAEVLLFGAQDSMCNLHAPNERVLLSEVRNTVVAMAAFVREYAADFGAARTDASTSTDASTSAGASTSAQDPSGGAR, from the coding sequence GTGGACGCGGACGGCTCACAGACCCTCGAAGCACAGGTCGACGCCCTGATGGACGGGCTCCGGGCCGACCTGGAACGGCTCGCCTCGATCCCGTCGGTCGCCTTCCCCGGATACCCGCCGGAGCCGGTCCTGGAGGCACACGACCTGATCGTCTCCCTCCTGCGCGAGGCGGGCGTCCCCACCATCGAGCGGATCGACCTCCCGGACACCGCCCCGGTCGTCTACGGCGAGATCCCGCCCCCGCACCCGGACGCGCCGACCGTCCTGCTCTACGGGCACTACGACGTCCAGCCCGCCGGAAACCCGACCCTGTGGCTCTCCCCGCCCTTCGAACCGACGCCCGTCGCCGGGGTCCCCGGCGCCCTGCGGGCGCGCGGCATCGCCGACGACAAGTCGAACGTGATCGCGCACCTGGGCATGCTCCGGGTCTACGGCGGCCGCCCGCCCGTCGGGATCAAGCTGGTGATCGAGGGGCAGGAGGAGTACGGCAGCCCCTTCGACGACTACCCGCCCACCGATCCGGACCGGTTCGCCTGCGACGCGATGGTCATCGCCGACCTCGGCAACCTGCGGCCCGGCACCCCGACCCTGACCACCGGTCTGCGCGGGGCCTGCGAGGTCGTGGTGGAGGTGCGCACCCTCGCGGAGGCGCGGCACAGCGGGGAGTTCGGCGGAGCCGCCCCCGACGCCCTGCTGGTCCTGCTCCGGGCGCTGGCCTCCCTGCACGACGAGCACGGGGACGTGGCGGTGCCCGGGCTGCGCCGCGATCCCTGGGAGGGAACGGCCTACACCGAGAAGGAGTTCCGCAAGCTGGCCTCCGTCCGGGACGGGCTGCCGCTGATCGGCACCGGTTCGCTCGGCGACCGGCTGTGGAGCGGACCCGCGATCACCGTCATCGGGCTGGACGCCCCGGACGTGGCGGGCGCCGCCTCCGCCGTGGTCCCGTACGCGCGCGCCAAGCTGAACCTGCGCTTCCACCCGCTCCAGGACGCGAAGGAAGCCCGCGCCGCGCTCGTGAAGCACCTGCGCGCGCAGCGCCCCTTCGGGATCCCGCTCACCGTCACGCCGGGCGACACGGGCCCCGGCTTCGAGGCGCGCACCGGCGGGCCGGCCTACCGGGCGGCCCTGACCGCGCTGAAGGAGGCCTGGGGCACACAGGCCTCGTACGTGGCCACGGGTGGCTCGATCCCGCTGGTGAACGGCCTCGCGAGGGCCGCTCCGGACGCGGAGGTGCTGCTGTTCGGCGCCCAGGACAGCATGTGCAACCTGCACGCGCCGAACGAACGGGTGCTGCTGTCCGAGGTGCGCAACACGGTCGTGGCGATGGCCGCCTTCGTCCGGGAGTACGCGGCGGACTTCGGCGCGGCCCGCACCGACGCCTCCACCTCCACCGACGCCTCCACCTCCGCCGGCGCCTCCACCTCCGCCCAGGACCCGTCCGGGGGCGCCCGGTGA
- a CDS encoding YfcC family protein: MTTAPPPPAAPPTAPVPPEGPAPARKFSFPSALTILAIVTVAIWLLAFLIPAGEYDRNDSGSPVAGTYHRVEGTQSFTDRLNDLFLSPVNGLYGLQDPKTGQVGPTLSGDLYGSAGVFLFVLAIGAFITVVFATGALDRGIARLAHRLRDRGALLIAAVMVVFSILGTVEGFAEETLGFYGLLVPMMLALGYDRLVAVGASILGAGIGVLCSTVNPFATGVASSAAGISLGDGIGLRFLMWIVLTTVTVLYVIRYARRVQKDPSKSICGFLPGDREQKATGDEEAEPELTRLHKTVLVLLVLVFAFMIFSVVPWSSALTGDADATPYAWELDWSFAQLAALFICAAVLIGLVARMGEAKLSSTLIQGAADFISPALVIMLARGVTVIMNNSQITDTVLHSIEGVVKGTSSGIFAIIVFLVNLPLAFLIPSTSGHATLTMPILAPLADFAGVSRALMVTAWQSASGWMNLWVPTTAVTIGGVALAKVGYDKYLRFVWPLLGILFVMICGFLALGAAM, encoded by the coding sequence GTGACCACCGCGCCCCCGCCGCCGGCCGCTCCTCCCACCGCGCCCGTCCCGCCCGAAGGGCCCGCGCCGGCGCGGAAGTTCTCCTTCCCCAGCGCGCTGACCATTCTGGCCATCGTCACCGTGGCGATCTGGCTGCTGGCCTTCCTCATCCCGGCCGGCGAGTACGACCGCAACGACAGCGGCTCCCCCGTCGCCGGCACCTACCACCGGGTCGAGGGCACCCAGAGCTTCACCGATCGCCTGAACGACCTGTTCCTCTCCCCCGTCAACGGGCTCTACGGACTCCAGGACCCCAAGACCGGCCAGGTCGGCCCCACCCTCAGCGGCGATCTGTACGGCAGCGCGGGCGTGTTCCTCTTCGTCCTCGCCATCGGCGCCTTCATCACCGTCGTCTTCGCCACCGGCGCCCTCGACCGCGGCATCGCCCGCCTCGCCCACCGGCTGCGCGACCGCGGCGCCCTGCTGATCGCCGCCGTGATGGTGGTCTTCTCGATCCTGGGCACCGTGGAGGGCTTCGCCGAGGAGACCCTCGGGTTCTACGGACTGCTCGTGCCGATGATGCTGGCCCTCGGCTACGACCGGCTGGTCGCGGTCGGCGCCAGCATCCTCGGCGCGGGCATCGGCGTGCTCTGCTCGACGGTGAACCCGTTCGCGACCGGCGTGGCCTCCTCGGCGGCCGGCATCTCGCTCGGCGACGGGATCGGGCTGCGCTTCCTCATGTGGATCGTGCTGACCACCGTGACCGTCCTCTACGTGATCCGCTACGCCCGACGGGTCCAGAAGGACCCCTCAAAGTCGATCTGCGGGTTCCTGCCCGGGGACCGGGAGCAGAAGGCCACCGGCGACGAGGAGGCGGAACCGGAGCTGACCCGGCTGCACAAGACCGTACTGGTCCTCCTGGTCCTCGTCTTCGCCTTCATGATCTTCTCGGTGGTGCCCTGGTCGAGCGCCCTCACCGGCGACGCGGACGCGACCCCGTACGCCTGGGAACTGGACTGGTCCTTCGCCCAGTTGGCGGCCCTGTTCATCTGCGCGGCCGTACTGATCGGCCTGGTGGCCCGGATGGGCGAGGCCAAGCTCAGCTCCACGCTCATCCAGGGCGCCGCCGACTTCATCTCGCCCGCCCTGGTCATCATGCTGGCGCGCGGGGTCACGGTCATCATGAACAACTCGCAGATCACCGATACGGTGCTGCACTCCATCGAGGGCGTGGTGAAGGGGACTTCGTCGGGGATCTTCGCGATCATCGTCTTCCTCGTGAACCTCCCGCTCGCCTTCCTGATCCCCTCCACCTCCGGGCACGCCACGCTCACCATGCCCATCCTGGCTCCGCTCGCCGACTTCGCGGGCGTCTCCCGCGCGCTGATGGTGACGGCCTGGCAGTCGGCGAGCGGCTGGATGAACCTCTGGGTGCCCACCACCGCCGTCACCATCGGCGGCGTCGCACTAGCCAAGGTCGGCTACGACAAGTACCTGCGCTTCGTCTGGCCGTTGCTCGGCATCCTCTTCGTGATGATCTGCGGGTTCCTGGCCCTGGGCGCCGCGATGTGA
- the metG gene encoding methionine--tRNA ligase, producing MARHLITSALPYINGIKHLGNMVGSMLPADVYSRYLRQRGHDILYICATDEHGTPAELAAKAAGLSVAEFCAQAHDAQKAVYDGFELSFDYFGRSSSEQNREITQHFARRLQANGFIEERAIRQVFSPVDDRFLPDRYVEGTCPHCGYDKARGDQCENCTRVLDPTDLIEPRSAISGSTELEVRETKHLFLLQSKLQVEVEAWVAEHEEEWPQLASSIARKWLTEGLHDRAITRDLDWGVPVPADTWPELAADGKVFYVWFDAPIEYIASTKEWADADPANRDYKSWWYEAEDVRYTQFMAKDNVPFHTVMFPATELGVREPWKMVDYVKAFNWLTYYGGKFSTSQKRGVFTDQALEILPADFWRYFLIANAPESDDSSFTWEHFAATVNKDLGGTLGNFVNRVLTFSRKKFGDEVPAGSPAGEVEAKLGAQIAELLAEYEVHMDALQYRKAAAALRALWSAGNAYLDEKAPWTEVKTDLDGAALTLRTAMNLIHLYSVVSEPFIPASARAMRSSFDLADDTATWITPEQAASLDAVPAGTPFTVPAVLFPRITEEDLESYRERFGGNPEA from the coding sequence ATGGCTCGACACCTGATCACCAGCGCGCTTCCCTATATCAACGGGATCAAGCACCTGGGCAACATGGTCGGGTCGATGCTTCCGGCGGATGTGTACTCCCGGTACCTCCGCCAGCGCGGCCACGACATCCTCTACATCTGCGCCACCGACGAGCACGGCACCCCCGCCGAGCTCGCCGCGAAGGCGGCCGGCCTCTCGGTCGCCGAGTTCTGCGCGCAGGCCCACGACGCCCAGAAGGCGGTCTACGACGGCTTCGAGCTGTCCTTCGACTACTTCGGCCGCAGCTCCTCGGAGCAGAACCGCGAGATCACCCAGCACTTCGCGCGCCGGCTCCAGGCGAACGGCTTCATCGAGGAGCGCGCGATCCGGCAGGTCTTCTCGCCGGTCGACGACCGCTTCCTGCCGGACCGCTACGTGGAGGGCACCTGCCCGCACTGCGGCTACGACAAGGCCCGCGGCGACCAGTGCGAGAACTGCACCCGTGTCCTGGACCCCACGGACCTGATCGAGCCCCGCTCGGCCATCTCCGGCTCCACCGAGCTGGAGGTCCGCGAGACCAAGCACCTCTTCCTCCTCCAGTCCAAGCTGCAGGTCGAGGTCGAGGCCTGGGTCGCGGAGCACGAGGAGGAGTGGCCGCAGCTGGCGTCCTCCATCGCCCGCAAGTGGCTGACCGAGGGCCTGCACGACCGCGCCATCACGCGCGACCTGGACTGGGGCGTCCCGGTCCCGGCCGACACGTGGCCCGAACTGGCCGCGGACGGCAAGGTGTTCTACGTCTGGTTCGACGCGCCGATCGAGTACATCGCCTCCACCAAGGAGTGGGCGGACGCCGATCCGGCGAACCGCGACTACAAGTCCTGGTGGTACGAGGCCGAGGACGTCCGCTACACCCAGTTCATGGCCAAGGACAACGTCCCGTTCCACACGGTGATGTTCCCCGCCACCGAGCTCGGCGTCCGCGAGCCGTGGAAGATGGTCGACTACGTCAAGGCCTTCAACTGGCTGACGTACTACGGCGGCAAGTTCTCCACCTCGCAGAAGCGCGGCGTCTTCACCGACCAGGCGCTGGAGATCCTTCCGGCCGACTTCTGGCGCTACTTCCTCATCGCCAACGCCCCCGAGTCCGACGACTCCTCCTTCACGTGGGAGCACTTCGCCGCCACGGTGAACAAGGACCTCGGCGGCACGCTGGGCAACTTCGTCAACCGCGTACTGACCTTCTCCCGCAAGAAGTTCGGCGACGAGGTTCCCGCCGGCAGCCCCGCGGGCGAGGTCGAGGCCAAGCTGGGCGCGCAGATCGCCGAGCTGCTGGCCGAGTACGAGGTCCACATGGACGCGCTCCAGTACCGCAAGGCCGCGGCCGCGCTGCGCGCCCTGTGGTCCGCCGGAAACGCGTACCTGGACGAGAAGGCGCCCTGGACGGAGGTCAAGACCGACCTGGACGGCGCGGCCCTCACCCTGCGCACGGCGATGAACCTCATCCACCTCTACTCGGTGGTCTCCGAGCCGTTCATCCCGGCCTCGGCGCGCGCCATGCGCTCCTCGTTCGACCTGGCCGACGACACGGCGACGTGGATCACCCCGGAGCAGGCCGCGTCCCTCGACGCGGTTCCGGCGGGCACGCCGTTCACGGTTCCGGCGGTGCTCTTCCCGAGGATCACCGAAGAGGACCTGGAGTCGTACCGCGAGCGCTTCGGCGGCAACCCGGAGGCCTAG
- a CDS encoding RNA polymerase sigma factor: MSQWNATARLSYWAFHADRRPAYMRFAFLQLGSDAAAEEAVDAAFDSIMCEWLRMLHMDRLDAYAWTVLKRRLVDRQFRRSPWPEPTDTSAFEAALKEAHAQADQYEVLTDTIRFYSAVSRLAERQRDAVLLRYGLQCTPGEAAAIMGVDEATVRSQLGQAQRRLARLLDTAAES; this comes from the coding sequence ATGAGCCAGTGGAACGCGACGGCGCGCCTGTCGTACTGGGCCTTCCACGCCGACCGGCGCCCTGCCTACATGCGGTTCGCGTTCCTGCAGCTGGGCTCGGACGCGGCGGCCGAGGAAGCGGTCGACGCCGCCTTCGACTCGATCATGTGCGAATGGCTGCGGATGCTGCACATGGACCGGCTCGACGCCTACGCGTGGACCGTCCTCAAACGGCGGCTGGTCGACCGCCAGTTCCGCCGCAGCCCCTGGCCGGAGCCCACGGACACCAGTGCCTTCGAAGCGGCGCTCAAGGAGGCCCACGCGCAAGCCGACCAGTACGAGGTGCTCACCGACACGATCCGCTTCTACTCCGCCGTCTCCCGGCTCGCCGAACGGCAGCGCGACGCCGTGCTGTTGCGGTACGGACTCCAGTGCACCCCCGGCGAAGCCGCCGCGATCATGGGTGTGGACGAGGCCACGGTCCGCTCGCAGCTCGGCCAGGCCCAGCGGCGGCTCGCCCGGCTGCTCGACACCGCGGCCGAGTCATGA
- a CDS encoding serine/threonine-protein kinase, whose amino-acid sequence MAQDEVRGSVVVAGRYRLEDRLGRGGMGTVWRATDELLGRPVAVKELHAGEGDGDGAAAGALREARAVAHVRHPHIVVVHDVVEHHGRPCIVMELVDGGSLAELISAGKTLTPVETARTALALLGALTAAHGRGVLHRDVKPANVLMEAGTGRVVLTDFGIARFSGAATISQTGAFIGSPEYTAPERMRGAEAGPAADLWSLGTLMCAALTGESPFRRDSLGGVMHAVVSAEIRPPAQAGPLLPVIQGLLERDPERRMAAAEADRLLSAYLAGGSPAEPMAVPADRGLPVPPPVPAPAVAAPAVPAPAVSASAPESEGLTAPAVAPRPTARQRFATRPGLRLALIVATAVLVAAGVVVGADRLNPLSGANEAGRGSRGAPAVPGGTTSPSVTPGPSVTASPSVPPGPSPAPGSSEPPAGYRTFADPQGFAIAVPAGYQRATDDQRVFYVSPDGAFRIGIRVKMPVPGGPLGVMRQAHANGPDTNAGYRGGTVVSTSHHELPAVLWEFTWNGFDPAQGARHTYDLCWDQNGRMYDIWVSAPVGELAQAKRHFETAVATFVPGAPVSVTS is encoded by the coding sequence GTGGCACAGGACGAGGTGCGCGGCAGTGTCGTGGTGGCCGGGCGGTACCGCCTGGAGGACCGGCTGGGCCGGGGTGGGATGGGCACCGTCTGGCGGGCCACCGACGAACTGCTCGGGCGCCCGGTCGCCGTCAAGGAACTGCACGCGGGCGAGGGGGACGGGGACGGTGCGGCCGCGGGGGCGCTGCGCGAGGCGCGGGCCGTGGCGCACGTGCGGCACCCCCACATCGTCGTGGTCCATGACGTCGTCGAGCACCACGGGCGGCCCTGCATCGTCATGGAACTGGTCGACGGTGGTTCGCTCGCCGAGCTCATCTCCGCCGGGAAGACCCTCACCCCGGTCGAGACGGCCAGGACCGCCCTCGCACTGCTCGGCGCCCTGACCGCGGCGCACGGCCGGGGGGTGCTGCACCGGGACGTGAAGCCGGCCAACGTCCTCATGGAGGCGGGGACCGGCCGGGTGGTGCTCACGGACTTCGGCATCGCCCGGTTCTCCGGGGCCGCCACCATCAGCCAGACGGGCGCCTTCATCGGCTCGCCCGAGTACACCGCTCCCGAGCGGATGCGGGGAGCCGAGGCCGGACCGGCCGCCGACCTGTGGTCGCTCGGCACGCTCATGTGCGCCGCGCTGACCGGGGAGTCCCCCTTCCGCCGCGATTCACTGGGCGGCGTCATGCACGCCGTCGTCTCCGCGGAGATCCGCCCGCCCGCCCAGGCGGGGCCGCTGCTGCCGGTCATCCAGGGCCTGCTGGAACGCGACCCGGAGCGCAGGATGGCGGCGGCCGAGGCGGACCGGCTGCTGTCGGCGTACCTGGCCGGTGGAAGTCCGGCCGAGCCGATGGCCGTGCCGGCCGACCGCGGGCTGCCCGTACCCCCACCCGTACCCGCTCCCGCCGTAGCCGCTCCCGCCGTACCCGCTCCCGCCGTATCCGCGTCGGCGCCGGAGTCGGAGGGGCTGACGGCCCCGGCCGTGGCTCCGCGTCCGACGGCCAGGCAGCGTTTCGCCACCCGGCCGGGCCTGCGCCTCGCTCTGATCGTGGCCACCGCCGTCCTGGTGGCGGCCGGCGTGGTGGTGGGCGCCGACCGGCTGAACCCGCTGTCCGGAGCGAACGAAGCGGGGCGGGGGTCGCGGGGCGCGCCGGCGGTCCCCGGCGGCACCACGAGTCCGTCCGTGACGCCAGGTCCGTCCGTGACGGCGAGTCCGTCCGTGCCCCCGGGCCCTTCCCCGGCCCCGGGATCGAGCGAGCCGCCCGCCGGGTACCGGACGTTCGCCGATCCGCAGGGCTTCGCCATCGCCGTGCCTGCGGGGTACCAGCGGGCCACCGACGACCAACGGGTCTTCTACGTCTCCCCGGACGGGGCCTTCCGCATCGGGATCCGGGTGAAGATGCCGGTGCCCGGCGGTCCGCTCGGCGTGATGCGGCAGGCGCACGCGAACGGTCCCGACACCAATGCCGGTTATCGCGGCGGCACGGTCGTCTCGACGAGCCATCATGAACTCCCGGCCGTACTCTGGGAGTTCACCTGGAACGGCTTCGACCCGGCCCAGGGGGCCCGGCACACCTACGACCTCTGCTGGGACCAGAACGGCCGGATGTACGACATCTGGGTCTCCGCCCCGGTGGGTGAACTCGCCCAGGCCAAGCGCCACTTCGAGACCGCCGTGGCCACCTTCGTCCCCGGCGCGCCCGTCTCCGTCACCTCCTGA
- a CDS encoding NACHT domain-containing protein has product MEPTTIGLKLASAVIGPLVRKFFVTDAPGAGLVDKPVRLSGYVSFKGEKRTLTESDVRTLAATLVQQALSTGERPIPEDEREAVTDALAATLHALGDLTITDVDAVRLGPEAFARELRRAADRPERHLSADATHFYEALLGVASLHILEFFTQRKTFTAHALVGQTRAVAELTSKTDELIRRTPLPDAADAAFETTYLPYVAKKHSKLTIYGIDLSNSPTRWPLDVAYLSLEAAPLGRSEISWDAYETAEDFLAVQRTLEPQPADQALSRTPRVLLRGEAGSGKTTLVQWLAVTAAQQDRPDRPAYLRGRIPFVLPLRTLTRHGERLPAPKDFLAATGCPLAGSQPSGWEHRVLTAGRGLVLVDGIDEVPEPERERTRRWLRDLIDTYDGDNRWLVTSRPSAVGQDWLTEDGFSELALSSMGRADTATFIKRWHAAARDGSDADAELDAYETQLLTAVRTKADLGRLATNPLMCGLICALHRDRRGYLPHGRKDLYEAALSMLISRRDRERDMNAPDLREEPQLELLQRLAYWLIKNGRTEMDRSQAEAIIGRALPAVPEAAALGDAPAVFEHFLQRSGLLREPTPGTVHFVHRTFQDFLGARAAVEEGDFGLLAARAADDQWEDVIRMAVALARPRERVALFEDMLSLGDRTEDRRVYLVAAACLEHATTLEPAVRGAVEERTSSLIPPAGEDEARALAEVGPLILDLLPGPNAANSADGRNVVIAASHVASDAALPFLARYAAARDSPLEIRSQLVWSWSRFDTAQYADEIIALLNPEGLNYTVTSDEQLHLLERLGVPVESLDVRSGPSAEVLASYLSRHALTSLRLSNRTLPALSLLAGQTRLTSFTAHQCDPAVGTGGWGWAPSDLHPGAPLRHLSMSSDASGASFEPELSGVGRFPQLESLGFSGPVTAADWREVAGLRALSRLTVDAASFDALPSDTVLPEVTRLSVNSILDAPTAQKIIDALPPAFPRLTDCGFWGRVGLEGTVDVSPLAGAHALERFRISMDPTQIDGLAALPSRISVRIELLSGQAIDLPGQATGASG; this is encoded by the coding sequence GTGGAACCCACAACCATCGGGCTCAAGTTGGCGTCGGCCGTGATCGGCCCGCTCGTCAGGAAGTTCTTCGTCACCGACGCCCCGGGGGCGGGGCTGGTCGACAAACCGGTCCGGCTCTCCGGGTACGTCTCCTTCAAGGGTGAGAAGCGCACCCTCACCGAGTCCGACGTACGCACCCTGGCCGCCACCCTCGTCCAGCAGGCCCTGAGCACGGGCGAACGCCCGATCCCGGAGGACGAGCGCGAAGCCGTCACCGACGCCCTCGCCGCGACCCTGCACGCCCTGGGCGACCTCACGATCACGGACGTGGACGCCGTCCGCCTCGGCCCGGAGGCCTTCGCCCGCGAACTGCGCCGCGCGGCGGACCGCCCGGAACGCCACCTCTCCGCCGACGCCACGCACTTCTACGAGGCCCTGCTCGGCGTCGCCTCGCTGCACATCCTGGAGTTCTTCACCCAGCGCAAGACCTTCACGGCGCACGCACTGGTCGGCCAGACCCGGGCGGTCGCCGAACTGACGTCGAAGACGGATGAGTTGATCCGCCGCACCCCGCTCCCCGACGCGGCGGACGCCGCGTTCGAGACCACGTACCTGCCGTACGTGGCGAAGAAGCACTCCAAGCTCACCATCTACGGCATCGACCTGAGCAATTCACCCACGCGCTGGCCGCTGGACGTGGCGTACCTGAGCCTGGAGGCGGCGCCCCTCGGACGCTCGGAGATCTCGTGGGACGCCTACGAGACCGCGGAGGATTTCCTCGCGGTGCAGCGCACCCTGGAACCCCAGCCCGCGGACCAGGCACTGAGCCGTACTCCCCGCGTGCTCCTGCGGGGCGAGGCCGGCTCGGGCAAGACCACGCTCGTCCAGTGGCTGGCGGTCACCGCCGCGCAGCAGGACCGCCCGGACCGGCCGGCGTACCTCCGGGGCCGGATCCCCTTCGTGCTCCCGCTCCGCACCCTCACCCGCCACGGCGAACGACTCCCGGCCCCGAAGGACTTCCTCGCCGCGACCGGCTGCCCCCTCGCCGGCTCCCAGCCCTCGGGATGGGAACACCGGGTGCTCACCGCGGGGCGGGGACTGGTCCTGGTGGACGGCATCGACGAGGTCCCGGAGCCGGAGCGGGAGCGGACCCGCCGCTGGCTGCGGGACCTCATCGACACGTACGACGGTGACAACCGCTGGCTGGTCACCTCGCGCCCGTCGGCCGTGGGCCAGGACTGGCTCACGGAGGACGGGTTCAGCGAACTGGCCCTGTCCTCCATGGGACGCGCCGACACCGCCACCTTCATCAAGCGCTGGCACGCGGCCGCCCGCGACGGGTCCGATGCCGATGCCGAACTCGACGCGTACGAGACGCAGCTGCTCACCGCCGTCCGCACGAAGGCCGACCTCGGCAGGCTGGCCACCAATCCCCTCATGTGCGGCCTGATCTGCGCACTCCACCGGGACAGGCGGGGCTATCTCCCCCACGGCCGGAAGGACTTGTACGAGGCAGCCCTGTCCATGCTGATCAGCCGCCGCGACCGCGAACGGGACATGAACGCCCCCGACCTCCGGGAAGAGCCGCAGCTCGAACTCCTCCAGCGGCTCGCCTACTGGCTGATCAAGAACGGCCGTACGGAGATGGACCGCTCCCAGGCCGAGGCCATCATCGGCCGGGCCCTCCCCGCCGTCCCCGAGGCAGCCGCCCTGGGTGACGCCCCTGCCGTCTTCGAGCACTTCCTCCAACGCAGCGGCCTACTCCGCGAACCAACCCCGGGCACGGTGCACTTCGTCCACCGCACCTTCCAGGACTTCCTGGGCGCGCGGGCGGCGGTGGAGGAGGGCGACTTCGGCCTGCTAGCCGCACGCGCCGCGGACGACCAGTGGGAGGACGTCATCCGCATGGCGGTCGCCCTGGCCAGGCCCCGCGAGCGGGTGGCATTGTTCGAGGACATGCTGAGCCTCGGCGACCGCACCGAGGACCGCCGTGTCTACCTCGTCGCCGCCGCCTGCCTGGAGCATGCCACGACGCTGGAGCCAGCGGTCCGCGGGGCGGTGGAGGAACGCACCAGCAGTCTGATTCCGCCCGCCGGAGAGGACGAGGCCCGCGCCTTGGCAGAGGTGGGTCCCCTGATCCTCGACCTGCTGCCCGGCCCGAACGCCGCCAATTCGGCGGACGGGCGCAACGTGGTCATCGCGGCGTCCCACGTAGCATCCGACGCCGCACTGCCCTTCCTGGCACGGTACGCCGCCGCACGGGACTCGCCGCTCGAGATCCGCAGCCAGCTCGTGTGGTCCTGGTCCCGCTTCGACACCGCCCAGTACGCGGACGAGATCATCGCGCTGCTGAATCCGGAGGGACTGAACTACACCGTAACGTCCGATGAGCAGTTGCACCTCCTGGAGCGGCTGGGCGTGCCCGTGGAATCCCTGGACGTCAGAAGCGGCCCCTCTGCGGAGGTGCTCGCCTCGTACCTCTCCCGGCACGCACTGACGAGCTTGAGGCTCTCGAATCGCACCCTGCCCGCCCTGTCGCTCCTGGCCGGCCAGACGCGGCTCACGTCGTTCACCGCTCACCAATGCGACCCGGCCGTCGGCACAGGTGGCTGGGGCTGGGCGCCGAGCGATCTCCATCCGGGCGCCCCCCTGCGACACCTCTCCATGTCGAGCGACGCCTCTGGCGCCTCCTTCGAGCCGGAACTCAGCGGAGTAGGCCGGTTCCCGCAGCTCGAATCCCTCGGATTCTCCGGTCCTGTGACGGCCGCAGACTGGCGGGAGGTCGCCGGGCTGAGGGCCCTCTCCCGGCTCACTGTGGACGCGGCCTCCTTCGACGCACTGCCCTCCGACACGGTCCTGCCGGAAGTCACCCGTCTCAGCGTGAACAGCATCCTCGATGCCCCCACCGCACAGAAGATCATCGACGCGCTGCCGCCCGCCTTTCCCCGCCTCACCGACTGCGGGTTCTGGGGAAGGGTCGGCCTGGAAGGTACCGTTGACGTCTCCCCCCTGGCAGGTGCGCACGCCCTGGAGAGGTTCCGCATCAGCATGGATCCGACCCAGATAGACGGTCTCGCCGCGCTTCCCTCCCGGATCTCCGTCCGCATCGAACTCCTGTCGGGGCAAGCGATCGACCTGCCAGGGCAGGCGACCGGAGCCTCCGGGTAA